A portion of the Thermodesulfovibrionia bacterium genome contains these proteins:
- the dnaN gene encoding DNA polymerase III subunit beta: protein MMKLRIEKEELQKALQNIQGIVDKKTTMPILSHFMLKVDKATSIMATDLEIALKGPVDGEIIEKGSLCIPARKLFEIVKEVDGDILLESQENNWLRITSGKSTFKLMGLPEEEYPTLPEMTKAEDISIDAGTFKNMIEKTVYATGESDTRYTLNGLLIHLIPGKKTTEIIMVGTDGHRLAIISNKIAGDISEEMKLILPKKAAMELRRILETSSGEITLHLAKNHIFFTIGDIVLTSRLIEGNYPNYDQVIPKGNEKEVIIDKVTCLKALRRTSIMSRERTNAVRFDIEAGKITLISINPDIGEAREEIAAQYKGEPVSIGYNARYLMDAIQAMDGESIRFEIQEPLSPTLLVETGGEGARCVIMPMRV, encoded by the coding sequence ATGATGAAACTCAGGATAGAAAAAGAAGAACTGCAGAAGGCGCTACAAAATATCCAGGGAATTGTGGACAAGAAGACGACCATGCCTATTCTAAGCCATTTCATGCTGAAGGTCGATAAGGCCACATCCATAATGGCCACTGACCTGGAGATCGCACTGAAAGGCCCTGTAGACGGAGAGATAATAGAAAAAGGCAGTCTATGTATACCGGCAAGAAAGCTCTTTGAAATAGTCAAAGAGGTAGATGGAGATATACTGCTCGAGTCACAGGAGAATAACTGGCTGAGGATCACATCCGGCAAAAGCACTTTTAAACTGATGGGCCTGCCGGAGGAAGAGTATCCGACCCTGCCGGAGATGACAAAGGCGGAAGATATCAGCATAGATGCCGGCACATTTAAAAATATGATCGAAAAGACAGTCTATGCCACAGGCGAGAGCGACACAAGATACACTCTGAACGGCCTGCTGATACACCTCATCCCCGGAAAGAAGACCACAGAGATCATAATGGTCGGGACCGACGGCCACAGACTTGCTATCATCTCAAATAAGATAGCTGGTGATATCTCCGAAGAGATGAAGCTGATCCTGCCTAAAAAAGCTGCCATGGAACTCAGGCGGATACTTGAAACAAGCTCAGGCGAAATAACCCTGCATCTCGCCAAGAACCATATCTTCTTTACGATAGGCGATATCGTATTGACATCAAGGCTTATTGAGGGCAACTACCCCAACTATGATCAGGTGATACCGAAAGGCAATGAGAAAGAAGTGATAATAGATAAGGTCACCTGCCTGAAGGCGCTGAGAAGAACATCCATAATGAGCAGGGAGAGGACAAATGCCGTCAGGTTTGACATAGAGGCCGGCAAGATCACACTCATCTCGATCAACCCGGATATCGGTGAGGCAAGAGAGGAGATCGCAGCCCAGTATAAGGGAGAGCCGGTATCCATCGGATACAACGCGCGCTACCTTATGGATGCCATTCAGGCAATGGACGGTGAATCAATAAGGTTTGAGATACAGGAACCTTTGAGCCCCACTCTGCTTGTAGAGACAGGCGGTGAAGGCGCCAGATGCGTAATAATGCCGATGAGGGTCTGA
- the dnaA gene encoding chromosomal replication initiator protein DnaA, whose protein sequence is MDVQETWDKTLEIIQEKIGGQTFDLWFRPIKFLSLKDQQIALEVPNKFFKEWIEDHFPLLIATTFSGLLKENVSAKYKITEKKESVALKKVEVKQENRRVKLAKRGIFLNPKFTFESYVVGPSNQFAHAAANAVADSPGTAYNPLFIYGGVGLGKTHLMNAIGNNIIDKNPDIKLMYARAEQFTNEFINSMRNKKMDSFKEKFRNFDVLLIDDIQFIAGKNATQDELFHTFNSLYDRHKQIIFSSDRPPRDISDITERLRSRFGMGLIADIQPPEVETKMAILGKKSELEGIYLPEDVSLLLANKIRSNIRDLEAAMIRLGAHSSLSGKEITVEMARTILKDMIHDEEKALTVEYIQKIVCEYYGLKIQDIKAKKRTRDIAFPRQIAMHLCKILTHSSLSDIGRKFGGKDHSTVIHACKLIEEQRKNDKDFNAKVEYLIKKSREI, encoded by the coding sequence ATGGACGTACAGGAAACCTGGGATAAAACCCTTGAAATCATTCAGGAAAAGATCGGCGGCCAGACCTTTGACCTCTGGTTCAGGCCGATAAAGTTCTTATCGCTGAAAGACCAGCAGATAGCCCTTGAGGTCCCGAACAAGTTCTTTAAGGAATGGATAGAGGACCACTTCCCCCTGCTTATCGCAACAACTTTCTCAGGGCTGCTGAAAGAGAACGTCTCTGCCAAGTACAAGATCACTGAAAAAAAAGAATCCGTTGCGCTGAAAAAGGTCGAGGTAAAACAGGAGAACAGAAGGGTCAAGCTGGCAAAACGCGGCATCTTTCTTAACCCGAAGTTCACTTTTGAGTCTTATGTTGTAGGGCCGAGCAACCAGTTTGCCCATGCCGCTGCCAATGCTGTAGCTGATTCTCCGGGCACTGCATATAACCCGCTCTTCATATACGGCGGGGTCGGCCTCGGCAAGACACACCTGATGAACGCTATCGGCAATAACATAATCGATAAGAATCCTGACATAAAGCTGATGTATGCGCGGGCTGAACAATTCACCAATGAGTTTATCAACTCCATGCGGAACAAAAAGATGGACAGCTTTAAGGAGAAGTTCAGGAATTTCGATGTCCTTCTCATTGATGATATCCAGTTCATAGCCGGGAAGAATGCCACTCAGGACGAGCTCTTTCATACATTCAATTCACTGTACGACAGGCATAAGCAGATCATATTCTCAAGCGACAGGCCGCCAAGGGACATATCAGATATCACCGAGAGGCTCAGGTCAAGGTTCGGCATGGGGCTTATCGCGGATATACAGCCCCCTGAGGTAGAGACAAAGATGGCTATACTCGGAAAGAAGTCTGAACTCGAAGGCATATATCTTCCTGAGGATGTCTCGCTTCTTCTCGCAAACAAGATAAGGTCCAATATCAGAGACCTTGAGGCTGCGATGATAAGGCTCGGGGCGCACTCGTCACTTTCAGGCAAGGAGATAACCGTGGAGATGGCAAGGACCATACTCAAGGATATGATCCATGATGAGGAAAAGGCGCTGACAGTCGAGTACATCCAGAAGATAGTCTGTGAATATTACGGGTTGAAGATCCAGGACATCAAGGCAAAAAAGAGGACGAGGGATATCGCATTCCCAAGACAGATAGCGATGCATCTCTGCAAGATCCTGACCCACTCGTCCCTCAGTGATATCGGAAGAAAGTTCGGCGGCAAAGACCACTCTACAGTCATACACGCCTGCAAGCTCATTGAAGAGCAGAGGAAAAATGACAAGGACTTCAATGCAAAGGTTGAATACCTGATAAAAAAATCACGCGAGATCTAA
- a CDS encoding segregation/condensation protein A — MSEDILQAEEQENFLFKMPDFEGPLDLLLHMIREEKIDIYDIPIVHITKQYLEYIDLMKELNLEIAGEFLVMAATLIHIKTKMLLPPDEVAADEAVEDPRSELVMRLLEYQAFKDSSSYLRKREETWKNVFHRPLPQKDDFDFEPEPLFDEMSVFDLISAFKELLKTAPMQMLEITRETLTISDKINFIVERLEKEDGIRFQDLFEGNYTKVSIIVTFLALLEISRLGLARIYQEKGFGIIWIINPDKMGAAPAVEISS; from the coding sequence ATGAGCGAAGATATTTTACAAGCAGAAGAGCAGGAAAATTTCCTCTTTAAGATGCCTGATTTTGAGGGGCCGCTCGATCTCCTTCTTCACATGATAAGAGAGGAGAAGATCGATATCTATGACATACCTATAGTTCATATTACCAAACAGTATCTCGAGTATATTGATCTCATGAAGGAGCTGAACCTTGAGATAGCCGGAGAGTTCCTGGTAATGGCTGCCACGCTCATACATATCAAGACAAAGATGCTGCTGCCTCCTGATGAAGTGGCAGCTGACGAAGCTGTCGAGGACCCGAGGTCAGAGCTTGTCATGAGGCTGCTGGAGTATCAGGCGTTCAAAGACTCTTCATCCTATTTAAGAAAGAGGGAAGAGACATGGAAGAATGTCTTTCACAGGCCTCTTCCGCAAAAAGATGATTTTGATTTTGAGCCTGAGCCGCTCTTTGATGAGATGAGCGTATTTGACCTGATCTCCGCATTCAAGGAACTGCTTAAGACCGCGCCCATGCAGATGCTCGAGATAACCAGAGAGACGCTCACGATCTCCGACAAGATAAACTTCATTGTTGAAAGGCTTGAGAAAGAGGACGGGATAAGGTTTCAGGACCTCTTTGAAGGCAACTATACAAAGGTCTCGATCATAGTGACCTTTCTCGCGCTGCTTGAGATATCAAGGCTCGGACTCGCAAGGATATATCAGGAGAAGGGCTTTGGTATCATATGGATAATCAATCCTGACAAGATGGGCGCTGCTCCGGCTGTGGAAATTTCTTCTTAA
- a CDS encoding DUF4919 domain-containing protein: protein MTKAIRQSIAIICILFSMAFCASSQADENSLYDSELAKVKACDESSDFTKLRLLYSKTAKYNPYASDQKKSEEMYRAFNEGKFEEAVSYANLILDKNYVDLDAHLLLTFAYQEIGNSERSGFHDFVVNGLLNSILASGDGESPKTAFVVITDKEEYAILQLLELQADEQKLVNEDGHSYDVFKATDLKTGQSSVLYFNVDIPLGWLGKKI, encoded by the coding sequence ATGACAAAAGCCATCAGGCAGTCAATCGCAATAATCTGCATATTATTTTCAATGGCATTCTGCGCCTCCTCACAAGCAGATGAGAACAGCCTTTACGATTCCGAACTTGCAAAGGTCAAGGCATGCGACGAGTCATCTGATTTCACCAAACTGAGACTTCTATACTCAAAGACAGCCAAATATAATCCATATGCTTCTGATCAGAAAAAAAGCGAAGAGATGTACCGTGCGTTCAATGAAGGGAAGTTTGAAGAAGCCGTCAGCTATGCCAACCTGATATTAGATAAAAATTATGTCGATCTTGATGCTCATTTATTATTAACATTCGCCTATCAGGAGATCGGGAATTCGGAGAGGTCAGGTTTTCATGATTTTGTAGTTAACGGCCTGCTGAACTCCATCCTTGCTTCCGGAGACGGTGAGTCCCCAAAGACAGCCTTTGTGGTCATCACCGATAAGGAAGAATACGCAATCCTGCAGCTCCTGGAACTTCAGGCAGATGAACAGAAACTGGTCAATGAAGACGGGCACAGCTATGATGTATTTAAGGCCACAGACCTAAAGACCGGGCAGAGTTCAGTATTGTATTTTAACGTGGATATTCCCTTGGGCTGGTTGGGGAAGAAGATTTAG
- a CDS encoding HEAT repeat domain-containing protein, which translates to MSDNDLDEMKKMIADYMESGFLDNIIAMFRQDKSLYSIIGDIIGDERLRVRIGTIALVESLIDEDYVHLHAAIPGIAEQLHNSIPSIRGDAAHLLGIIGHKDALPYLVKAQDEGHEHVKEVIDESIEAIRQNALSEKIINGE; encoded by the coding sequence TTGTCAGATAACGATCTGGATGAGATGAAGAAGATGATCGCCGACTATATGGAGAGCGGTTTTCTTGACAACATAATAGCGATGTTCAGGCAGGATAAAAGCCTCTACAGCATCATCGGAGATATCATCGGAGATGAAAGGCTGCGTGTACGGATAGGCACGATTGCGTTGGTTGAGTCCCTGATAGATGAAGACTATGTCCACCTCCATGCAGCCATACCCGGAATAGCAGAGCAGCTGCATAATTCAATCCCTTCCATACGCGGTGACGCAGCACATCTGCTCGGCATCATAGGACACAAAGATGCCCTTCCTTATTTAGTGAAAGCTCAGGATGAAGGCCACGAGCACGTAAAAGAAGTGATTGATGAATCCATAGAGGCAATCAGACAGAACGCGCTTTCTGAAAAGATAATAAACGGCGAATAA
- a CDS encoding MFS transporter has translation MSFKVFSSLYNRNFRLYWFGQVISLTGTWMHSAAQGWLVLKLTDSPFYLGLVGAAASLPSVVFSLAGGVAADRLSKRKILIAAQVVLMFLALLLAFLVMADVVTVWHVVAIAFFVGTTRAFDMPARQAFFIEMVGKENLMNAIALNSAAFNGSRVIGPSVAGLIISFMGIAACFFFNSLSFLAAIIGLMLIRIAVSEKKEEERKGVMEEFKEGMRYIFSESSVYTLLMFIAITGFFGLPYISFLPIYARDILNTGAAGYGILMSVAGAGAFAGAISLVLKGDHSRKGLLLAVSGIVFSISLLIFSFSTAAWLSNVMLFLVGWGAVSHIATANSMLQLAVPDRLRGRVMSAFTLVFLGTATLGNLAIGSLAHYVGTQHALETVAGTCLVGTLILLQKKADIIKNMG, from the coding sequence ATGTCCTTTAAAGTTTTTTCATCGCTTTACAACAGGAACTTCCGCCTTTACTGGTTCGGGCAGGTGATATCCCTTACCGGCACGTGGATGCATTCTGCCGCTCAGGGGTGGCTTGTGCTGAAGCTGACCGATTCGCCTTTTTATCTCGGCCTTGTCGGCGCTGCTGCATCACTGCCTTCGGTTGTCTTTTCATTGGCAGGCGGCGTTGCAGCTGACAGGTTATCAAAGAGGAAGATACTCATTGCGGCGCAGGTCGTGCTCATGTTCCTTGCGTTATTGCTCGCCTTCCTGGTCATGGCAGATGTGGTGACTGTCTGGCATGTCGTGGCGATAGCTTTTTTTGTCGGGACGACGCGCGCCTTTGATATGCCCGCGAGGCAGGCTTTTTTTATTGAGATGGTCGGTAAGGAGAATCTTATGAATGCGATAGCCCTAAACTCAGCCGCATTTAACGGTTCAAGGGTCATCGGCCCTTCTGTCGCAGGGTTAATAATAAGCTTCATGGGCATAGCAGCATGTTTTTTCTTTAACTCATTGAGCTTTCTGGCTGCGATCATAGGGCTTATGCTGATCAGGATCGCAGTATCTGAAAAGAAGGAAGAGGAGAGAAAGGGGGTAATGGAGGAATTCAAAGAGGGGATGAGGTATATATTCAGCGAGTCAAGCGTCTATACACTTTTGATGTTCATAGCGATAACCGGGTTCTTCGGGCTTCCTTATATAAGTTTTTTGCCGATATACGCGAGGGACATACTTAATACCGGAGCGGCAGGTTATGGTATATTGATGAGCGTTGCAGGTGCGGGCGCTTTTGCCGGAGCTATCAGCCTTGTGCTTAAAGGGGATCATTCAAGAAAAGGACTGCTGCTTGCCGTATCAGGGATCGTATTTTCGATAAGCCTGCTCATATTCTCTTTTTCAACTGCAGCCTGGCTTTCCAATGTCATGCTCTTCTTAGTCGGGTGGGGAGCGGTGAGCCATATAGCAACAGCAAACAGCATGCTGCAGCTTGCTGTCCCTGACAGGCTGAGGGGCAGGGTGATGAGCGCGTTTACGCTCGTCTTTCTCGGCACGGCAACTCTCGGGAACTTAGCGATTGGAAGCCTGGCGCATTATGTAGGCACGCAGCATGCGCTCGAGACGGTTGCCGGGACATGCCTGGTTGGGACATTAATACTTTTGCAGAAGAAAGCCGATATCATAAAAAATATGGGATGA
- a CDS encoding cytochrome c: MKRYSFVILTLTVSILFLISSCATGIKQAEDAPVDNTLKIIEGGKLYDQWWVVVKGAEEPKLNQPLWSLQSTNKRSGSDTWRCKECHGWDYLGNEGAYSSGSHKTGFAGVFQIQKMSLKDIEAILLGSKNPFHNFSYVMDYDAINNLAIFLKEGLIDDRIYIDYNTKAPFNADTKNGKVLYEKMCLKCHGADGTELNFGTDQSPEYVGTLAVSNPWELVHKIRFGQPGSIMPALRLRLKLSEKENKMPSGIETGYTMQDVMDIVRYSQTLPK, encoded by the coding sequence ATGAAAAGATATTCCTTTGTAATCCTTACCCTGACTGTTTCAATCTTATTTTTAATATCTTCCTGCGCAACCGGCATCAAGCAGGCTGAAGACGCGCCTGTTGATAACACATTGAAGATCATTGAAGGCGGCAAGCTTTATGATCAATGGTGGGTGGTTGTCAAAGGGGCTGAAGAGCCGAAGCTAAACCAGCCGTTATGGTCGCTGCAGAGCACAAACAAAAGAAGCGGCAGCGATACCTGGAGATGCAAAGAATGCCACGGTTGGGATTACCTTGGAAACGAGGGAGCATACAGCTCAGGTTCCCATAAAACAGGATTTGCCGGAGTGTTTCAGATCCAGAAAATGTCTTTAAAGGATATAGAGGCGATACTGCTGGGATCAAAAAATCCCTTTCATAATTTCAGCTATGTCATGGACTATGACGCCATTAATAACCTTGCCATATTTTTAAAAGAAGGGCTGATAGACGACAGGATATATATCGACTACAATACAAAGGCACCATTTAATGCTGATACAAAGAACGGCAAGGTGCTGTATGAAAAAATGTGCCTTAAATGCCACGGCGCTGACGGCACTGAGCTTAACTTCGGCACAGACCAGAGCCCTGAGTATGTCGGGACTCTTGCTGTATCAAACCCATGGGAACTTGTTCACAAAATAAGGTTTGGCCAGCCCGGCAGCATTATGCCCGCCCTCAGGCTCAGGCTGAAGCTCTCTGAAAAAGAGAACAAGATGCCGTCCGGCATAGAGACAGGATATACAATGCAGGATGTAATGGATATAGTAAGATACTCACAGACACTGCCTAAATAA